A section of the Oncorhynchus tshawytscha isolate Ot180627B linkage group LG09, Otsh_v2.0, whole genome shotgun sequence genome encodes:
- the LOC112259401 gene encoding interferon alpha-1-like, producing MTLQTVTWMSAFLCLAQVCSMPMPCQLQGQLVRITHNLLRDMGGHFPLECMQDNNVFIAFPATAFTTSGAPQLSSSDPKAIYETLKNIDTLFGADDLPTKWDQRKLENFLNIVYRQIEESKCMMGSVNTCDYLVRVKVLKTYFRNIAAVLKEKNFSYCAWEVVRKELLYSLQFILEHNSDSLLWAKRT from the exons ATGACACTTCAGACTGTCACTTGGATGAGCGCCTTCCTCTGCCTCGCACAAGTTTGCTCCATGCCCATGCCTTGCCAGCTACAAGGACAGCTGGTGCGAATAACCCACAACCTACTGAGAGACATG GGGGGTCATTTTCCTCTGGAGTGCATGCAGGATAATAATGTCTTCATAGCATTCCCAGCCACTGCTTTCACAACCTCCGGCGCGCCTCAG TTGAGCAGCAGTGATCCTAAGGCTATTTATGAGACATTGAAGAACATCGACACATTGTTTGGAGCTGATGACCTGCCTACTAAGTGGGACCAACGGAAGTTGGAGAATTTTCTGAATATTGTATACCGTCAGATTGAAGAGAGCAAATGT ATGATGGGGAGCGTGAACACATGTGATTATCTAGTCAGGGTAAAGGTGCTGAAGACATATTTCAGGAACATCGCAGCTGTCCTAAAAGAAAAA AATTTCAGTTACTGCGCCTGGGAAGTGGTTCGAAAAGAGCTCCTGTACAGCCTACAGTTCATTCTGGAACATAACTCTGATAGCCTTCTGTGGGCCAAAAGAACATGA
- the LOC112259402 gene encoding interferon alpha-13-like, with protein sequence MTLQTVTWMSAFLCLAQVCSMPMPCQLQGQLVRITHNLLRDMGGNFPLECLQENVFVAFPATAFSTSGAPQLSSSGAMAIYETLKNIDTLFGADDLPTKWDQRKLENFQNIVYRQIEESKCMMGSVDTSDYLIRTEGLKTYFSNIAAVLKEKEHSACVWEITRVEVPENLVQSKKYLDSRVKP encoded by the exons ATGACACTTCAGACTGTCACTTGGATGAGCGCCTTCCTCTGTCTCGCGCAAGTTTGCTCCATGCCCATGCCTTGCCAGCTACAAGGACAGCTGGTGCGAATAACCCACAACCTACTGAGAGACAtg GGGGGCAATTTTCCTCTGGAGTGCCTGCAGGAGAATGTCTTCGTGGCATTCCCAGCCACCGCATTTTCAACCTCCGGCGCGCCACAG TTGAGCAGCAGTGGTGCTATGGCTATTTATGAGACATTAAAGAACATCGACACATTGTTTGGAGCTGATGACCTGCCTACTAAGTGGGACCAACGGAAGTTAGAGAATTTTCAGAATATTGTATACCGCCAGATTGAAGAGAGCAAATGT ATGATGGGCAGTGTGGATACCAGTGATTATCTCATCAGGACAGAAGGACTGAAGACGTACTTTTCGAACATTGCAGCAGTCCTAAAAGAAAAG GAACACAGCGCGTGCGTATGGGAGATCACGCGAGTGGAGGTTCCCGAAAACCTGGTGCAGTCCAAGAAATATCTCGACAGCAGAGTCAAGCCGTGA
- the LOC112259403 gene encoding interferon a3-like — MYTKESWTCIFLIICSMQSVCHCCDCIRHRYGHLSAEYLSLLDQMGGDITKQEAPVFFPESLYRRIELAEFEGKVRFRNETIYQITKLFDGNIKAVIWDKKKLDNFLNILEGQFENLKSCVSPAKKPERRLKRYFKKLNRKVLRQMNYSAQAWELIRKETKHNLQRLDIF, encoded by the exons ATGTATACAAAGGAGAGCTGGACGTGTATTTTTCTTATTATTTGCAGTATGCAGAGCGTGTGTCATTGCTGTGACTGTATCCGACACCGCTACGGTCACTTGAGCGCAGAATACCTTTCCCTGCTGGACCAGATG GGAGGAGATATAACAAAGCAGGAGGCCCCTGTCTTTTTCCCCGAATCACTTTACAGACGCATTGAGCTTGCCGAG TTTGAGGGCAAAGTCAGATTCCGGAATGAGACCATCTATCAAATCACAAAACTGTTTGATGGGAATATAAAGGCTGTCATCTGGGACAAGAAAAAGCTGGACAATTTCCTCAACATTCTCGAAGGCCAATTTGAGAACCTTAAATCCTGT GTATCACCTGCCAAGAAACCTGAGAGGAGACTGAAACGCTACTTCAAGAAGTTGAATAGGAAGGTTCTGAGACAAATG aactacagtgCGCAGGCGTGGGAGCTCATCAGGAAAGAGACGAAACATAATCTGCAAAGATTGGATATTTTTTAG
- the LOC112259404 gene encoding interferon beta-like, with protein MTLQTVTWMSAFLCLAQVCSMPMSCQLQGQLVRITHNLLRDMGGNFPLECLQENVFVPFPATAFATSDAPQLSSSGAMAIYETLKNIDTLFGADDLPTKWDQQKLENFQNIVYRQIEESKCMMGSVDTSDYLIRTEGLKTYFGNIAAVLKEKNFSYCAWEVVRKELLYSLQFILEHNSDSLLWANRT; from the exons ATGACACTTCAGACTGTCACTTGGATGAGCGCCTTCCTCTGTCTCGCGCAAGTTTGCTCCATGCCCATGTCTTGCCAGCTACAAGGACAGCTGGTGCGAATAACCCACAACCTACTGAGAGACATG GGGGGTAATTTTCCTCTGGAGTGCCTGCAGGAGAATGTCTTCGTGCCATTCCCAGCCACCGCATTTGCAACCTCCGATGCGCCACAG TTGAGCAGCAGTGGTGCTATGGCTATTTATGAGACATTGAAGAACATCGACACATTGTTTGGAGCTGACGACCTGCCTACTAAGTGGGACCAACAGAAGTTGGAGAATTTTCAGAATATTGTATACCGCCAGATTGAAGAGAGCAAATGT ATGATGGGCAGTGTGGATACCAGTGATTATCTCATCAGGACAGAAGGACTGAAGACGTACTTTGGGAACATTGCAGCAGTCCTAAAAGAAAAG AATTTCAGTTACTGCGCCTGGGAAGTGGTTCGAAAAGAGCTCCTGTACAGCCTACAGTTCATTCTGGAACACAACTCTGATAGCCTTCTGTGGGCCAACAGAACATGA
- the LOC112259405 gene encoding interferon a3-like → MAVLKWLSICLTLFCQGTAASKPCRWTQFRLGKLNDVSINLLSDMGGLFPLMCAEENVEQMFPEDLYKNTEGEDVSVVALEAMRYVDQLYNNSLTPVTWNRTKLNMFQNVIYRQVQNLELCVVGGVWESSGDGGSVTLKTYFNKLNTVLKEKEHSACAWEIVRKEIRENLVQFKKFIDSRVKP, encoded by the exons ATGGCTGTATTGAAATGGTTGAGCATTTGCCTGACTCTGTTCTGCCAAGGCACAGCAGCATCAAAACCTTGCAGGTGGACGCAGTTTAGGTTGGGGAAGCTGAACGATGTGAGCATAAACCTGCTATCAGATATG GGTGGACTCTTTCCCCTTATGTGTGCAGAAGAAAACGTCGAACAAATGTTTCCAGAGGATCTTTACAAGAACACAGAG GGTGAGGACGTCTCTGTGGTTGCATTAGAGGCTATGCGATATGTGGACCAATTATATAACAACAGTCTGACGCCAGTCACGTGGAACAGAACAAAACTTAACATGTTCCAAAACGTCATATATCGTCAAGTTCAAAACTTAGAGTTATGT GTCGTGGGTGGTGTTTGGGAATCCTCTGGAGATGGAGGGTCGGTTACtctgaaaacatatttcaacaaGCTGAACACGGTCTTGAAAGAGAAG GAACACAGCGCATGCGCATGGGAGATTGTGCGAAAGGAGATTCGCGAAAACTtggtgcagttcaagaaattcaTTGACAGCAGAGTCAAGCCGTGA
- the LOC112259406 gene encoding interferon a3-like, with amino-acid sequence MAVLKSLSICLTLFCQGTAASKPCRWTQFRLGKLNDVSINLLSDMGGLFPLMCAEDNVEQMFPEDLYKNTEGEDVSVVALEAMRYVEQLYNNSLTSVTWNKIKLNMFQNVIYRQVQNLELCVVGGVWESSGDGGSVTLKTYFNKLNTVLKEKEHSACAWEIVRKEIRENLVQLKKFIDSRVKP; translated from the exons ATGGCTGTATTGAAATCGTTGAGCATTTGCCTGACTCTGTTCTGCCAAGGCACAGCAGCATCAAAACCTTGCAGGTGGACGCAGTTTAGGTTGGGGAAGCTGAACGATGTGAGCATAAACCTGCTCTCAGATATG GGTGGACTCTTTCCCCTTATGTGTGCAGAAGACAACGTCGAACAAATGTTTCCAGAGGATCTTTACAAGAACACAGAG GGTGAGGACGTCTCTGTGGTTGCATTGGAGGCTATGCGATATGTGGAACAATTATATAACAACAGTCTGACGTCTGTCACGTGGAACAAAATAAAACTTAACATGTTCCAAAACGTCATATATCGTCAAGTTCAAAACTTAGAGTTATGT GTCGTAGGCGGTGTTTGGGAATCCTCTGGAGATGGAGGGTCGGTTACtctgaaaacatatttcaacaaGCTGAACACAGTCTTGAAAGAGAAG GAACACAGCGCATGCGCATGGGAGATTGTGCGAAAGGAGATTCGCGAAAACTTGGTGCAGTTGAAGAAATTCATTGACAGCAGAGTCAAGCCGTGA